The following is a genomic window from Longimicrobium sp..
CAGGTCGAAGATGGCGGCGGCCGGGAGCCGCTCCAGGTTGTCGACGATCCACTGCTCCTGGCGCGGCATCCCCATGCACACGCAAAGGAGATGGGGGCGGAACTCCTGGATGCGGGCCAGCACCGCCTCGTTCTCGGCGCTGCCCGGGGCCACGTCGAAGTAGCCATGATGGGTTTCGAGCGCAAGGCCGGGATACCGCGCCCGGAACACCTGCGCGGCCTTCGCCTCGACCTCGGGGAGCGATCCCAGGAAGAACACGCGCCAGCCCCGCTGGCTTGCGCGCTCCAGCAGCGCGGGCATCCAGTCGATCGGTGCGTGCCGGTGCGCCCGGCGTGACGGGTAGCCCAGCGCGCGGGCCAGCCACACCAGCGGCATGCCGTCGAGGAAGGTGACGCGCGACTCGGCGTAGAAGCGCCGCATCCGCGGGTCGCGGTGGTACAGGTACACGCTGTGGAGGTTGTGCCCCCCCACCACGCGGCGCTCACCCGACTCCACGGCGCGTTCCACCGCGCCGAGCAGCTCGGCGTCATCCACAAGGTTGAAGCGCACCCCCAGCATCTCGTAGGTGCGCGGCTCGTTCGGCCGCGGGGCCGGAAGGGCACTGCCAGGGTGCATGGAGGTGCGCGTGGGGTCGGGATTGTACGGCCGGTCGCCGCCGGCCATCGGGCGCGACGCGCAAAGGCAAGTTCCGTGCTTCGGCCGTGGGTAGCACACGCCGTCCGCTGGCCTGAACCTTGCCAACCCTGCGGGCGTACCCGTGGGCACACCCGTTCCCGGCCCGGAGCACAACGCCCGTGTTCCCAGCCGCTTGCGGCACGCCCGCCGACTTGCTGCAGGTGATCCGATGCTACTTTCGTTCTCCCCGCGCGCCCGCCCGGCTGTCGCCGCCCTGCTGGCCGCCGTCGCGCTTGCCGGGTGCGAGCTGCTGGGCGACTCTACCGGCCCCAAGCAGACCGCCGGGGCCCAGTGCGACGGCAGCGGCCGCGTGACGCTGGACGGCACGGAGCTCGCCGCCGCGCCCAACGGCTTCGTCGCGGTGGGCACGAAGCTGCTCAGCGCAACCGACTGCAAGGCCGTGCGCTTCGTGGGCGTGTCTCGCCCGGCGCTCTCGTTCAGCCCCGAGGGCGGACGGCTGTCCATGGACACCGCGGCGGCCCACGACTTCGCCAACATCCGTTCCTGGGGCGCCAACACGGTTCGGATCGAGTTGGCGCAGTACTACTGGATGCCGACGGCGCGGGCGTACGACGCGGGCTACGCCCCGCGGGTGGAGCGGGTGGTGCGGCAGGCTCGCCAGGCGGGGCTGTACGTGATCCTGGCGCTGCAGTACAGCGACCGGGGGATCGCCAGCTACGAGCCCGTGGGCAACACGCACCAGCCGATGCCCGATCGCAACCATTCCAT
Proteins encoded in this region:
- a CDS encoding WecB/TagA/CpsF family glycosyltransferase, with the protein product MHPGSALPAPRPNEPRTYEMLGVRFNLVDDAELLGAVERAVESGERRVVGGHNLHSVYLYHRDPRMRRFYAESRVTFLDGMPLVWLARALGYPSRRAHRHAPIDWMPALLERASQRGWRVFFLGSLPEVEAKAAQVFRARYPGLALETHHGYFDVAPGSAENEAVLARIQEFRPHLLCVCMGMPRQEQWIVDNLERLPAAAIFDLGALMDLFAGALPTPPRWVGQVGLEWLYRLCSHPRRVWRRYLVEPWFLLPHLARDLVRSRRAPAIRGE